Proteins found in one bacterium genomic segment:
- a CDS encoding biopolymer transporter ExbD, with translation MALHRTGIRLDMTPMVDIAFLLLTFFMLTTQFRPPAEVDVILPDSHSQIKLPESDVLTITIAKEGDLYVGVDSQFLRRRLFGEEYALRTEVPIEMNALAHKLVEARVSNPKLRAVLKSDRDTEYGVVMEVMDIMQKVNLTRFNLVTNLERSEAE, from the coding sequence ATGGCATTGCATCGTACCGGCATTCGGCTGGATATGACGCCGATGGTCGATATTGCCTTTCTGCTGTTGACCTTCTTCATGTTGACGACGCAATTTCGCCCACCCGCAGAAGTGGATGTCATCCTGCCCGATTCCCATTCGCAAATCAAACTGCCGGAATCGGACGTTTTGACCATCACCATCGCCAAAGAAGGCGACCTTTACGTCGGCGTCGATTCGCAATTCCTGCGCCGCCGGCTCTTCGGCGAGGAGTATGCGCTGAGAACCGAAGTTCCGATTGAGATGAACGCGCTGGCGCACAAGCTGGTGGAGGCGCGCGTGTCCAACCCCAAACTGCGCGCCGTGCTCAAGAGCGACCGCGACACGGAGTATGGCGTGGTCATGGAAGTGATGGACATTATGCAGAAGGTCAACCTGACGCGCTTCAATCTGGTGACCAATCTCGAACGCAGCGAAGCGGAGTGA
- a CDS encoding formylglycine-generating enzyme family protein: MKKKIVVAGVFAAAAVTAGLALVLWSRQQARQEQLHYERRETELLVANQLGAAVVLLRAGAHLEDTTRITAFNGSRMWLPAGNYFLQVTHEGRTQYLPVPLAGYRAGPDKGGAFSVTLRPTPTVYPPRLLPNLPEFVAIPSGSFLFGDRLNPREPHYLWLTSFFIHPFEVSNAEFREFLRDSAGYAEDSNWTSAGRRWKAVNPSQATALLPPEHPDYVRFGQPDQPVVWVNWFEANAYCKWLTRKIGGGRWLFALPSEAEWEKAARGPDNFDYGLSLLLSDREIPWYNWKKNPDAPVTVVGWQESYASDRANRFGLYHLSGNVVEWTQSLNRAYNRERPFRDDARNHDEASGLRVGRGGSWYSASVALLYIPYRDAFQPEHSSQDIGFRLVAKLLP; this comes from the coding sequence GTGAAGAAGAAAATCGTTGTGGCAGGCGTGTTCGCGGCGGCTGCGGTGACAGCCGGGTTGGCGCTGGTGCTTTGGTCGCGGCAGCAGGCGCGCCAGGAGCAGCTTCACTACGAACGGCGGGAAACCGAACTGCTCGTCGCCAACCAGCTTGGCGCGGCGGTTGTGCTCTTGCGCGCCGGCGCCCATCTCGAAGATACCACGCGCATCACAGCATTCAACGGCAGCCGCATGTGGCTGCCGGCAGGCAACTATTTTTTGCAGGTCACGCACGAAGGACGCACACAGTACCTCCCGGTCCCGCTGGCGGGATATCGCGCCGGTCCGGACAAGGGCGGCGCGTTTTCCGTTACGCTGCGGCCCACGCCCACCGTTTACCCGCCGCGGCTGCTGCCCAATCTGCCCGAGTTTGTTGCCATCCCCAGCGGCAGCTTTCTCTTTGGCGACCGCTTGAATCCCCGCGAGCCGCATTACCTCTGGCTCACCAGCTTCTTCATTCACCCGTTTGAAGTCAGCAATGCCGAGTTTCGCGAGTTTCTGCGCGATTCCGCCGGCTATGCCGAGGACAGCAATTGGACCTCAGCCGGCCGGCGCTGGAAGGCTGTCAATCCCTCGCAGGCCACGGCCTTGCTGCCGCCGGAGCATCCGGACTATGTCCGCTTCGGCCAGCCGGATCAACCGGTGGTGTGGGTGAATTGGTTCGAGGCCAATGCCTACTGCAAATGGCTGACGCGGAAAATCGGTGGCGGCCGCTGGCTGTTCGCGCTGCCCAGCGAAGCGGAATGGGAGAAGGCGGCGCGCGGCCCGGACAATTTCGACTACGGCCTCAGCCTGTTGCTCAGTGACCGCGAGATTCCCTGGTACAATTGGAAGAAGAATCCCGACGCCCCGGTGACGGTCGTGGGTTGGCAGGAGTCCTATGCATCTGACCGTGCCAATCGTTTTGGCCTGTATCACCTGAGCGGCAATGTGGTGGAGTGGACGCAGTCGCTCAATCGTGCTTATAACCGCGAGCGCCCGTTCCGCGATGATGCGCGCAACCACGATGAGGCCAGCGGACTGCGCGTGGGACGCGGCGGCTCGTGGTACAGTGCCAGCGTCGCCTTGTTGTACATTCCCTATCGCGATGCTTTTCAACCCGAGCACAGCTCACAAGATATCGGATTTCGCCTGGTGGCCAAGCTGCTGCCCTGA
- a CDS encoding CBS domain-containing protein, with amino-acid sequence MKRLTAKDVMNPNVLSVPDDWTIEELAQFLIDKAITGAPVADESGKLIGVVSLTDIVQHDSLAEMRVRANEPHDYYLHGWEDRLSAEEISSFHVEEKPLVTVREIMTPFVFKVDEQTPIQEVADTMIGGRVHRLMVTHKERVVGIITTMDLLKVIRDMPQ; translated from the coding sequence ATGAAAAGACTGACCGCTAAGGACGTGATGAATCCCAATGTCCTCTCCGTTCCCGACGATTGGACCATTGAAGAGCTGGCACAATTTCTCATCGACAAGGCGATCACTGGCGCGCCGGTGGCGGATGAATCCGGCAAATTGATTGGCGTGGTTTCGTTGACGGATATTGTGCAGCACGACAGCCTCGCCGAGATGCGGGTCCGGGCGAACGAGCCTCATGACTATTACCTGCACGGTTGGGAAGACCGCCTTTCCGCTGAGGAGATCAGCTCGTTTCACGTTGAAGAGAAACCCTTGGTCACGGTACGGGAGATCATGACGCCGTTCGTGTTCAAAGTCGATGAACAGACGCCCATTCAGGAGGTGGCGGACACGATGATCGGCGGACGCGTTCATCGGCTCATGGTCACTCACAAGGAGCGGGTGGTGGGCATCATCACCACCATGGACCTGCTCAAAGTCATTCGCGACATGCCGCAATGA
- the nosZ gene encoding Sec-dependent nitrous-oxide reductase produces the protein MRVKFLMMAGVAILAGFALHAGCGGGGEQRGRAGVRSDVQEAALKSYVAPGDLDEYYVFKSGGHSGQVYIYGIPSMRHIATIPVFTPYPATGYGFDKESKEMLGGFTWGDAHHPAISETNGDYDGRWLFISDNANNRMARVDLRDFKTKQILGPLPNVSGNHCSSFVTENTEYVLAGSRFSIPLPKGTYESAEDYATKFKGVVAGIAVDKNTGEMALGWEVLMPPFNYDLGDAGKGPSADWGFWTCYNSERATGLTDKFEVSSAQKDRDYVIAVNWKNAEKAIADGKFKTLAGVKVIDPKDAEGVVYLLPAAKSPHGVDVSPDGNYIIASGKLQSITTAFNFEKMLTAIQNRDFTGQEDGIPVLNYDAVKDAEVNVGLGPLHTQFDDKGFAYTSLFVESAVAKWRLGTWEVVDKIPISYNIGHLTAAEGDTKSPDGKYLIALNKLSHGRHLSVGPSQPEASQLIDISGEKMSLLYDAFTEPEPHYAQIIKADKLNPIEVYPKEENKNPHAIWDVKDARVERNGKNVEVYMIAVRSSMTPWQIEVNKGDKVTVYLTNIEQTTDELHGFGLNEYNINVVVDPGETKTIEFVADKTGVYPFYCTNFCSALHQEMQGYLLVKG, from the coding sequence ATGCGAGTGAAGTTTTTGATGATGGCGGGTGTGGCGATTCTGGCCGGTTTCGCCCTGCATGCGGGCTGCGGCGGTGGCGGTGAACAAAGAGGCCGCGCCGGTGTGCGTTCGGATGTGCAGGAAGCGGCGCTCAAATCCTACGTCGCGCCGGGAGACTTGGACGAGTATTACGTCTTCAAATCCGGCGGCCATTCCGGACAGGTTTACATCTATGGTATTCCCTCGATGCGCCACATCGCTACAATTCCGGTCTTTACGCCGTATCCGGCCACTGGCTACGGTTTTGACAAGGAGTCGAAGGAAATGCTCGGCGGGTTCACCTGGGGCGACGCCCACCATCCCGCCATCAGCGAAACCAACGGCGATTACGACGGCCGCTGGCTGTTCATCTCCGACAATGCCAACAACCGCATGGCGCGCGTCGATCTGCGTGATTTCAAGACCAAACAGATTCTCGGGCCGCTGCCGAACGTTTCGGGCAATCACTGCTCTTCGTTCGTGACCGAAAACACCGAGTATGTGCTGGCCGGCTCGCGCTTCTCGATTCCGCTGCCCAAGGGCACTTACGAGAGCGCGGAAGATTACGCCACGAAGTTCAAAGGCGTGGTTGCCGGCATCGCCGTGGACAAGAACACCGGTGAGATGGCGCTTGGCTGGGAAGTATTGATGCCGCCGTTCAACTATGATTTGGGCGACGCGGGCAAAGGCCCGAGTGCGGACTGGGGTTTCTGGACCTGCTACAACAGCGAGCGTGCCACCGGCCTCACCGACAAGTTCGAAGTCAGCTCAGCGCAGAAAGATCGCGACTACGTCATTGCGGTGAACTGGAAGAATGCCGAGAAGGCCATCGCCGACGGCAAGTTCAAAACGCTTGCGGGCGTGAAAGTGATCGATCCGAAGGATGCCGAAGGCGTGGTGTATCTGCTGCCGGCCGCGAAATCGCCGCATGGCGTGGATGTGAGCCCGGATGGCAATTACATCATTGCCAGCGGCAAGCTGCAGAGCATCACCACTGCCTTCAATTTCGAGAAGATGCTGACCGCGATTCAGAACAGGGATTTCACCGGCCAGGAGGACGGCATTCCGGTTTTGAACTATGACGCCGTCAAGGACGCGGAAGTGAATGTCGGCCTGGGTCCGCTGCACACGCAGTTCGATGACAAGGGTTTTGCCTACACTTCGCTGTTCGTGGAAAGCGCCGTGGCCAAATGGCGCCTCGGCACCTGGGAAGTGGTGGACAAGATTCCGATCTCTTACAACATCGGCCATCTGACCGCGGCGGAAGGCGATACCAAAAGTCCGGACGGCAAGTATCTGATCGCGCTCAACAAGCTGTCGCACGGCCGGCATCTCAGCGTCGGGCCTTCGCAGCCCGAGGCTTCGCAGTTGATCGACATCAGCGGCGAGAAGATGTCCCTGCTCTACGATGCCTTCACCGAGCCTGAGCCGCACTATGCGCAGATCATCAAGGCAGACAAGCTGAATCCGATCGAAGTCTATCCCAAGGAAGAAAACAAGAATCCTCATGCGATTTGGGACGTGAAGGATGCCCGCGTGGAGCGCAACGGCAAGAACGTCGAGGTCTACATGATCGCCGTGCGTTCCAGCATGACCCCGTGGCAGATCGAAGTCAACAAAGGCGACAAGGTGACGGTCTATCTCACCAACATCGAACAAACCACGGACGAGCTGCACGGCTTCGGCTTGAATGAGTACAATATCAACGTCGTGGTTGATCCCGGCGAGACCAAGACCATTGAATTCGTGGCCGATAAGACCGGCGTCTATCCGTTCTACTGCACCAATTTCTGCTCGGCGCTGCACCAGGAAATGCAGGGGTATTTGTTGGTGAAGGGCTGA
- a CDS encoding tetratricopeptide repeat protein — protein sequence MHIRIQIILLSGLLSIGAAVWSQQTTLLAARDAFESKKYGEAIPLLREELQRNPNSDEAHYFLGMSLWQTGQREEALAELKRARELNGKKGDYLHALGLLNMELQKYDEAKAVLKESAKLKENQGRFLLTLGQVYLAQDSLNAALITLLKAREAAPKDADVYVTLGDAYSKQRVPALAIDNYREALKLEPGRMEVHYTLGKLLMKERNFNDALIELQEVVRLQPDHPEAYFDLGNIYFTARRYGEAITALESHVVRQPDSYPGFFLLAKSLYAARQPAAAVSKAEKAVQLNNGSVEAQRLLANLYYDTRDYDNTAKVYERLAQIVTNGELQTEDYIRWGRCLTRTKRYSEAIPKLQQAVALDSTQADVYFDLGTLLVIEKRYAEAVPCFDKKIKADSTAPGAYFNQGIAYIGMQDWNGAIPPLRNSVRLKPDYLEARLSLARTYAQVDSITQAEAQYEAVLELDPKSSEAMKQIGFYNLVKRNYGKATQMLRKHVELEPKSEYGWLWLAQGLALNRQREESMAAYRRVLQLNPKNEDAIRGLKLLEQ from the coding sequence ATGCACATTCGCATTCAAATCATCCTGCTCAGTGGGTTGCTGTCAATTGGCGCCGCCGTTTGGTCGCAGCAGACGACGCTGCTGGCCGCGCGCGACGCGTTTGAAAGCAAAAAGTACGGCGAGGCGATTCCGCTTTTGCGCGAAGAGCTGCAGCGTAATCCCAACTCCGACGAGGCGCACTACTTTCTCGGTATGTCGCTTTGGCAAACCGGTCAGCGCGAGGAGGCGTTGGCAGAGCTGAAGCGGGCGCGCGAGCTGAACGGCAAGAAGGGCGATTATCTGCATGCCCTGGGGCTGCTGAACATGGAGCTGCAGAAATACGACGAGGCCAAGGCGGTGTTGAAGGAAAGCGCCAAGCTGAAGGAGAATCAGGGCCGTTTCCTGCTCACGCTCGGCCAGGTCTATTTGGCGCAGGATTCGCTCAACGCGGCTTTGATCACACTGCTCAAAGCGCGCGAGGCCGCACCCAAAGACGCCGACGTCTATGTCACCCTGGGCGATGCCTATTCCAAACAAAGAGTGCCGGCGCTGGCCATCGACAATTATCGCGAAGCGCTCAAGCTGGAACCGGGCCGGATGGAGGTGCACTACACGCTCGGCAAGCTGCTGATGAAGGAGAGAAACTTCAACGATGCGTTGATCGAGTTGCAGGAGGTGGTGCGGCTGCAGCCCGATCATCCCGAGGCTTACTTCGATCTCGGCAACATCTACTTCACGGCACGGCGCTACGGCGAGGCGATCACCGCGTTGGAGAGCCACGTCGTCCGCCAGCCGGACTCGTATCCCGGCTTCTTCCTGCTGGCGAAATCGCTTTATGCCGCGCGCCAGCCGGCCGCCGCCGTGAGCAAGGCCGAAAAAGCGGTACAGTTGAACAACGGTTCGGTGGAGGCGCAACGCCTGCTGGCCAATCTCTACTATGACACGCGCGACTACGACAACACCGCCAAAGTGTACGAGCGGCTCGCGCAAATCGTCACCAACGGCGAGTTGCAGACCGAAGACTACATCCGCTGGGGCCGCTGCCTGACGCGCACGAAGCGATACAGTGAAGCCATTCCCAAGCTGCAGCAGGCGGTGGCACTCGATTCCACCCAGGCAGATGTGTACTTCGATTTGGGCACGCTGCTGGTGATCGAAAAGCGTTACGCCGAAGCCGTGCCCTGCTTCGACAAAAAGATCAAAGCGGATTCCACCGCGCCGGGTGCATATTTCAATCAGGGCATCGCCTACATCGGCATGCAAGACTGGAACGGCGCGATTCCACCGCTGCGCAACAGCGTCCGGCTGAAGCCTGACTATTTGGAAGCGCGGCTGTCGCTGGCGCGCACCTATGCCCAGGTCGATTCGATCACCCAGGCCGAGGCGCAATATGAAGCAGTGCTCGAGCTGGATCCGAAAAGCTCCGAAGCCATGAAGCAGATCGGTTTCTACAATCTGGTCAAACGGAATTACGGCAAGGCCACACAGATGCTGCGCAAACACGTTGAACTCGAGCCCAAGAGTGAATATGGCTGGCTCTGGCTGGCGCAGGGCTTGGCGCTGAACCGGCAGCGCGAGGAATCCATGGCCGCCTATCGCCGGGTGTTGCAACTCAATCCGAAAAACGAAGATGCCATCCGCGGGTTGAAGTTGTTGGAGCAATAG
- a CDS encoding nitrous oxide reductase accessory protein NosL: MDIFPEDMCASCRMAISERLFASQIHTTSGEVYKFDDLGCLENFERRVGKQAVAAAFVMDYAGQRWLPLAQATIVQTGVRTPMGSGKVAFSDSLQAREFLQRFPRGG; the protein is encoded by the coding sequence GTGGATATCTTCCCGGAAGACATGTGCGCCTCCTGCCGCATGGCGATTTCCGAGCGCCTGTTTGCCTCGCAAATTCACACTACCTCCGGTGAGGTGTACAAATTCGACGATCTCGGCTGCCTGGAGAACTTCGAGCGCCGCGTCGGCAAGCAGGCGGTGGCGGCGGCATTTGTGATGGACTACGCCGGCCAGCGTTGGCTGCCGCTGGCGCAGGCCACCATCGTGCAGACCGGCGTCCGCACGCCGATGGGATCCGGCAAGGTCGCCTTCAGCGATTCCCTGCAGGCGCGGGAATTTCTCCAGCGGTTTCCGCGAGGCGGCTGA
- a CDS encoding ABC transporter permease — MELKIILDIAKQELIINIRNKWTLIFAVVFGALVLSISYFGMRAEGFSGMQSFTRTSASILNLVLYLVPLVALIMGTLSFTGDKGATELLYSQPVLRSEVQLGKLLGVFGSMALSTLIGFALAGTLVVAANGVGGLVRYSMFVALALLLALVFLCLAALVATANQRKAKAFGVSLFLWFFFVLFYDLLAIGATLWLRGGAANTFLFLSLFGNPVDMVRVAALIILDGVTIFGAAGAALLRFLGGKMASVALLVLGLSVWIIFPLWFSQRLLRRQDI, encoded by the coding sequence ATGGAACTGAAGATCATCCTCGATATCGCGAAGCAGGAGTTGATCATCAACATCCGCAACAAGTGGACGCTGATTTTTGCGGTCGTGTTCGGCGCGTTGGTGCTCAGCATTTCCTACTTCGGCATGCGGGCGGAGGGCTTCTCCGGCATGCAGAGTTTCACCCGCACCTCGGCGAGCATTCTCAATCTGGTGCTTTATCTCGTGCCGTTGGTGGCACTCATCATGGGCACACTCAGCTTCACCGGCGACAAGGGCGCGACCGAGCTGCTCTATTCGCAGCCGGTGCTGCGCAGCGAGGTGCAACTCGGCAAGCTGCTGGGGGTGTTCGGATCGATGGCGCTGTCCACGTTGATCGGCTTTGCCCTGGCCGGCACGCTGGTGGTCGCGGCCAACGGGGTGGGAGGGTTGGTGCGCTACAGCATGTTTGTGGCGCTGGCCCTGTTGCTGGCGCTGGTGTTCCTCTGTCTGGCGGCGCTGGTGGCCACGGCCAATCAGCGCAAGGCCAAGGCCTTTGGCGTCTCGCTGTTTCTCTGGTTCTTTTTCGTTCTTTTCTATGATCTGTTGGCGATCGGTGCCACCTTGTGGCTGCGGGGAGGAGCGGCGAATACTTTTCTGTTTCTCTCGCTGTTCGGCAATCCGGTGGACATGGTGCGGGTGGCGGCGCTGATCATTCTCGACGGCGTCACGATATTCGGCGCGGCGGGCGCGGCGTTGCTGCGGTTTTTGGGCGGCAAGATGGCCAGCGTCGCGCTGCTGGTGTTGGGTCTTTCCGTTTGGATCATTTTTCCGCTCTGGTTTTCGCAGCGATTGTTGCGCCGCCAGGATATTTGA
- a CDS encoding STAS domain-containing protein: MKLEKLARGKVVILSPKTSLTGNDETFALRETLQNLAQEDNKFAIVNLEKVPYLNSTGIGVLVAGHQEYAKRGGRLLLCSLRDSVENVLVITKLTEVFEVFPNQEEALASLATA; encoded by the coding sequence ATGAAACTGGAAAAATTAGCTCGTGGCAAGGTGGTGATTCTTTCGCCCAAAACCTCACTGACGGGCAACGATGAGACCTTCGCGCTCCGGGAGACGCTGCAAAACCTGGCGCAAGAGGACAACAAGTTCGCCATCGTCAACCTGGAGAAGGTGCCCTATCTCAACAGCACCGGCATCGGGGTGTTGGTGGCGGGCCATCAAGAGTATGCCAAACGCGGGGGCCGGCTGCTGCTGTGCAGCCTGCGCGACAGCGTGGAGAACGTTTTGGTCATCACCAAATTGACGGAAGTATTCGAAGTGTTTCCCAACCAAGAAGAAGCGCTCGCCAGCTTGGCGACGGCTTGA
- a CDS encoding MotA/TolQ/ExbB proton channel family protein produces MKRNLFLLIVILIELAVATYIYYGIFGAPNDRYGLEFIYKGGPLVILLMLLIMMDITFIVERALSLNKAQGRGALVNFLHKVQRSLMDGDVDTALTACNEQRGSMANIIRAGLERYQRVNQKPESDMDKVAKETQRAIDVATKLEIPLLEKNLLALATIASIATMVGLLGTTIGMIRAFRALAHAGAPDAVQLSIGISEALINTAGGLVGAILGIVFYNYFVNKVDRFTYMIDEASYSVVEILTGKTRESR; encoded by the coding sequence ATGAAGCGTAATCTTTTCCTGCTGATCGTGATCCTCATTGAGCTGGCGGTGGCGACCTATATCTATTACGGTATCTTCGGTGCGCCGAACGACCGCTACGGCTTGGAATTTATCTACAAGGGCGGCCCGCTGGTCATTTTGCTGATGCTGCTGATCATGATGGACATCACCTTTATCGTCGAGCGGGCTTTGTCGCTCAACAAGGCGCAGGGCCGCGGCGCACTGGTCAACTTCCTGCACAAAGTGCAACGCAGCTTGATGGACGGCGATGTCGATACCGCCCTGACCGCCTGCAATGAGCAACGCGGCTCGATGGCCAACATCATCCGCGCCGGCCTGGAACGCTATCAACGCGTCAACCAAAAGCCCGAAAGCGACATGGACAAAGTGGCCAAGGAAACCCAGCGCGCCATCGACGTGGCCACCAAGCTGGAAATCCCGCTGCTGGAAAAGAACCTGCTGGCGCTCGCCACCATCGCCTCGATCGCGACCATGGTGGGCCTGCTGGGCACGACCATCGGCATGATCCGCGCCTTCCGCGCGCTGGCACACGCCGGTGCCCCCGACGCCGTGCAGCTTTCCATCGGTATCTCCGAGGCACTGATCAACACCGCCGGTGGGCTGGTGGGTGCGATCCTCGGGATCGTGTTCTACAACTACTTCGTCAACAAAGTGGACCGCTTCACCTACATGATCGATGAGGCGAGCTATTCCGTCGTCGAGATCCTGACGGGCAAGACCAGAGAATCACGCTAA
- a CDS encoding YwiC-like family protein, with amino-acid sequence MMLPAPIIPKEHGAWAVLFVPLLVGASLAGRFTLALLWLALAVLGVFLSYVPMQLMLRTGFGVAPGSGKAAAARFWTTVYLGAGLLFLLPLLAQGKWALLGIGGLAALLFLANFLLVRGRTKTISSDLLATLGLTMTAPSGYYVVAGKLDFTAGWIWLLNFLFFGGGMVYVHMKLAASATKKPGLTLPEKFSLGWLNLAYHVLAVALVAVLAVNNWTPLFAVIAFVPMTVHAVYGTLKLSGSVHFRNLGLLLLLQAILFALLLAGSARAAFEGATTSTSAPAARTAPSAPPESVTGDDLQARLAAARPGDTLWVAPGIYRGNLHLNKRLALIGTGRPVILGSGTGSTVLITADSCVFQGFVVEGCGRMLVQEDAGILIKSNHNFVADNELRDVLFGIYLFHSDGNLVMRNRITGRAELELGDRGSGIHLWNSQRNRLVANRISAARDGFYIQNANHTWIEANEVCNLRYGVHYMYADSNVFLRNRFFDNVAGAAIMYSRSIQMRHNHFVRNRGFASFGILFQDCHDSLADSNVIAENAVGLFFEASTNNRFRHNLIARNDIALQMFQNSERNLFTENNFIDNLNPLTLVGKRTRTAWSSGGRGNHWSAYEGYDLDHDGVGDIPMKIQNVFDYLEGHRPNLRLYLYSPAAQALAAAAKAFPIIAVNREMDEHPLLRPVDLRLNALNLSP; translated from the coding sequence ATGATGCTGCCGGCTCCCATCATTCCCAAGGAACACGGCGCCTGGGCGGTTTTGTTCGTGCCGCTGCTGGTCGGCGCCAGCCTGGCGGGAAGGTTCACGCTCGCGCTGCTGTGGCTCGCGCTGGCGGTGCTGGGCGTGTTTCTCAGCTACGTGCCGATGCAATTGATGCTTCGTACCGGCTTTGGTGTTGCCCCGGGCAGCGGCAAAGCAGCGGCGGCGCGCTTTTGGACAACCGTCTACCTCGGCGCCGGCCTGCTGTTTCTGCTGCCGCTGTTGGCGCAAGGGAAATGGGCGCTGCTGGGAATCGGCGGTCTGGCAGCCTTGCTTTTCCTTGCGAATTTTTTGCTGGTGCGCGGCCGCACCAAGACCATCTCCAGCGATCTGCTGGCGACGCTGGGTTTGACCATGACCGCACCCAGCGGCTACTATGTCGTTGCCGGAAAACTCGATTTCACCGCCGGCTGGATTTGGCTGTTGAACTTTCTCTTCTTTGGCGGCGGCATGGTCTACGTGCACATGAAACTCGCGGCCTCCGCAACGAAAAAGCCCGGCCTGACACTTCCGGAAAAGTTCAGCCTGGGTTGGCTCAATCTCGCCTATCATGTTTTGGCAGTTGCCCTGGTGGCGGTGCTTGCCGTGAACAACTGGACGCCGTTGTTTGCCGTGATCGCATTTGTGCCGATGACGGTGCACGCCGTCTACGGCACGCTCAAACTCTCCGGCAGCGTGCACTTCCGCAACCTCGGTCTGCTGCTGCTGCTGCAAGCGATCTTGTTTGCGCTGCTGCTCGCCGGCAGTGCGCGCGCTGCGTTTGAAGGTGCCACCACCTCAACCTCAGCGCCGGCTGCGCGCACTGCACCTTCGGCACCACCGGAGTCCGTCACCGGCGATGATTTGCAGGCTCGCCTCGCGGCGGCGCGGCCGGGCGACACGCTGTGGGTGGCGCCGGGGATCTATCGCGGTAATTTGCATCTCAACAAGCGGCTCGCACTGATCGGAACCGGCCGGCCGGTGATTCTGGGCAGCGGCACCGGCAGCACGGTGTTGATCACGGCGGACTCCTGTGTGTTCCAGGGCTTCGTGGTTGAGGGTTGCGGCCGCATGCTGGTGCAGGAAGACGCCGGCATCTTGATCAAATCCAATCACAATTTCGTGGCCGACAATGAGCTGCGTGACGTGCTCTTTGGCATTTACCTATTTCACAGCGATGGCAATCTCGTGATGCGCAACCGCATCACCGGCCGGGCGGAGCTGGAATTGGGAGATCGTGGCAGCGGCATTCATTTGTGGAATTCCCAGCGCAACCGGCTGGTGGCGAACCGAATCTCTGCGGCGCGCGACGGCTTCTACATCCAAAATGCCAATCATACCTGGATCGAGGCCAATGAAGTCTGCAATCTGCGCTACGGCGTGCACTACATGTACGCCGATTCCAACGTCTTTCTGCGCAACCGCTTTTTCGACAATGTTGCCGGCGCCGCGATCATGTACTCGCGCAGCATTCAAATGCGCCACAATCACTTCGTGCGCAATCGCGGCTTTGCCTCCTTCGGCATCCTGTTTCAGGACTGCCATGATTCGCTGGCCGATTCCAACGTGATTGCCGAAAATGCCGTCGGCTTGTTCTTCGAAGCTTCGACCAACAACCGCTTTCGCCACAATCTCATCGCCCGCAATGACATTGCGCTGCAGATGTTTCAAAACTCCGAGCGCAACCTCTTTACCGAGAACAATTTCATCGACAACCTGAATCCGCTCACGCTGGTGGGCAAGCGCACGCGCACGGCGTGGAGCAGCGGCGGCCGGGGCAATCACTGGAGCGCTTATGAGGGTTATGATCTCGACCACGACGGCGTCGGCGATATTCCGATGAAGATTCAAAACGTTTTTGACTATCTCGAAGGCCACCGCCCGAATTTGCGGCTTTATCTCTACAGCCCGGCGGCGCAGGCGCTGGCCGCGGCTGCCAAGGCCTTTCCCATCATCGCAGTCAACCGGGAAATGGACGAGCATCCGTTGCTGCGGCCGGTTGATTTGCGTCTCAACGCCCTCAACCTTTCGCCTTGA
- a CDS encoding ABC transporter ATP-binding protein, translating into MIQVEHFTKRYGKFTAVDDISFEVQRGEVFAFLGPNGSGKTTTMKAMVGLNVPTAGRILIDGFDVHRFPKQAKRRLSYLPQRVVFPENLTAREVVRFYDRVRKLPPALAEAALAQANFNGFSDKLVSEFSGGMVQRLGLVVVSLPDAPVLLLDEPTANLDPAGVKRFREFVLEQKQRGKTILFSTHLLAEAEQLADRVGIFVSGKLVAQESIANLRQTFLANGTIEDMYLHYVGSHQHEET; encoded by the coding sequence ATGATCCAGGTCGAACATTTCACCAAGCGCTACGGCAAATTCACCGCTGTCGATGACATCTCGTTCGAGGTGCAGCGCGGCGAGGTGTTTGCCTTTCTGGGTCCGAACGGCAGCGGCAAGACCACCACCATGAAGGCGATGGTGGGCTTGAATGTCCCCACCGCCGGCCGCATTCTGATCGACGGCTTCGACGTGCATCGCTTTCCCAAACAAGCGAAGCGGCGGTTGAGTTATCTGCCGCAACGCGTGGTTTTCCCCGAGAATCTCACCGCGCGCGAAGTCGTGCGCTTCTACGACCGCGTGCGCAAACTGCCGCCGGCGCTCGCCGAGGCCGCGCTCGCGCAGGCCAATTTCAACGGTTTTTCCGACAAGTTGGTGAGCGAATTCTCCGGCGGCATGGTGCAGCGTCTGGGATTGGTGGTGGTTTCGTTGCCGGATGCGCCGGTGCTGCTGCTCGATGAACCCACGGCCAACCTCGATCCGGCCGGGGTGAAGCGCTTTCGTGAGTTTGTGTTGGAGCAAAAGCAGCGGGGCAAAACCATCCTTTTCTCGACGCATCTGCTCGCCGAAGCGGAACAACTGGCGGACCGGGTCGGCATTTTTGTGAGTGGCAAGCTGGTGGCGCAGGAGTCGATTGCAAACCTGCGCCAGACGTTTTTGGCCAACGGTACGATTGAGGATATGTATTTGCACTACGTGGGAAGTCATCAACATGAAGAAACTTGA